From a region of the Zingiber officinale cultivar Zhangliang chromosome 4B, Zo_v1.1, whole genome shotgun sequence genome:
- the LOC121974726 gene encoding OVARIAN TUMOR DOMAIN-containing deubiquitinating enzyme 12-like yields MIMYEQDSEIHRWGLDFLNCDLFSVTPYCGVNTQHDPDFYDNNYVGHAQIGTECTTVEYDEIMAHALQEELSQLAVAEASGSTHAEDECLQVSGLTQDWFRPYTKNYISGNESNHDDEEDTEPTSSCSSPGENSNEEEQWTLELTDEYLEIDGEVGKRLNQMISIPHVPRINGEIPSVDEATSDHQRLIDRLQMYDLVELKVQGDGNCQFRALSDQFYRSPEHHKFVRQQVINQLKSHPEYYEGYVPMEYCDYLKKLSKSGEWGDHVTLQAAADWYGVKIFVITSFKDTCYIEILPNTQKSKRVIFLSFWAEVHYNSIYPEGDLPPSDSDIKKKKRWWQFRNKH; encoded by the exons ATGATTATGTACGAGCAAGATTCTGAAATTCATCGCTGGGGTCTCGACTTTCTTAATTGTGACCTGTTTTCTGTTACTCCATACTGTGGAGTCAACACCCAACATGATCCTGATTTCTATGATAATAATTATGTTGGGCATGCTCAGATTGGTACAGAATGTACGACTGTCGAGTACGATGAGATTATGGCACATGCTCTTCAGGAAGAACTTTCTCAACTTGCTGTTGCTGAAGCTTCAGGCTCTACTCATGCAGAAGATGAATGCTTGCAAGTATCAGGTCTTACACAAGATTGGTTTAGACCCTATACAAAAAATTACATTTCAG GGAATGAGAGTAATCATGATGATGAGGAGGATACAGAACCCACCAGCTCATGTTCTAGTCCTGGGGAGAACTCTAATGAAGAGGAGCAATGGACATTAGAATTAACTGATGAATACTTGGAGATTGATGGTGAAGTTGGTAAAAGGTTGAATCAAATGATCTCAATTCCT CATGTTCCTAGAATTAATGGCGAAATTCCGTCAGTTGATGAAGCTACATCGGATCATCAAAGGCTTATAGACAG GTTACAAATGTATGATTTGGTTGAGCTGAAGGTCCAAGGAGATGGAAACTGTCAG TTCCGAGCATTATCTGATCAATTCTATCGGTCACCGGAGCACCACAAATTTGTGAGGCAGCAAGTTATTAACCAG CTTAAATCTCACCCCGAATACTACGAAGGATATGTACCGATGGAGtattgtgactatcttaaaaagctGTCAAA AAGCGGGGAGTGGGGTGATCATGTCACTTTACAAGCTGCTGCAGATTGG TATGGGGTCAAAATTTTTGTAATAACATCATTTAAGGACACTTGCTACATAGAGATTCTTCCAAACACTCAGAAGTCCAAACGAG TAATCTTCTTGAGCTTCTGGGCTGAGGTGCACTACAACTCGATATATCCCGAAGGGG ATCTCCCTCCCTCGGATTCagatataaaaaagaaaaaacgaTGGTGGCAGTTCAGGAATAAGCATTAG
- the LOC121977399 gene encoding transcription factor RAX2-like, producing the protein MGRAPCCDKANVKKGPWSPEEDRQLKEYIEKHGMGGNWIALPKKAGLRRCGKSCRLRWLNYLRPNIKHGDFSDEEDRIICSLFASIGSRWSIIASQLPGRTDNDIKNYWNTKLKKKLLGLPLPHRNNKQFHHQIKHQQQQADVFPDSCISSAVIAEQLDPGMLLPLSPSSLYLFNSASAAVDFNPSCVPRGPEHDSILSRSLIGFDQQSCCSSSDGNSYGLSDCFSQVLLGTTAAEKLMHGVRFNFDFEDVKPHYAYDLDRSFSNTYH; encoded by the exons ATGGGGAGAGCTCCTTGCTGTGACAAGGCCAATGTGAAGAAGGGCCCTTGGTCTCCAGAGGAAGACAGGCAGCTGAAGGAGTACATAGAGAAGCATGGCATGGGAGGAAACTGGATTGCTCTCCCAAAAAAAGCTG GGTTGAGGAGGTGTGGAAAGAGTTGCAGGCTGCGATGGCTCAACTACTTGAGGCCAAACATTAAGCATGGGGACTTCTCTGACGAGGAGGACAGAATCATTTGCAGCCTCTTCGCTAGTATCGGAAGCAG ATGGTCCATCATTGCCTCTCAGCTCCCGGGGAGAACAGACAATGACATCAAGAACTACTGGAACACCAAGCTGAAGAAGAAGCTACTTGGCCTTCCACTACCACACAGAAACAATAAGCAATTTCATCACCAAATCAAGCATCAGCAGCAGCAGGCAGATGTTTTCCCTGATTCATGTATATCATCTGCAGTAATTGCAGAGCAGCTGGATCCGGGCATGTTATTGCCACTGTCGCCCTCCTCTCTTTATCTCTTTAACTCTGCATCTGCTGCCGTGGATTTCAACCCTAGTTGTGTCCCTCGAGGCCCAGAACATGACTCCATCCTCAGTCGCAGTCTCATCGGTTTTGATCAGCAGAGCTGCTGCAGCTCATCTGACGGCAACAGCTATGGCTTGAGTGATTGCTTCAGCCAAGTACTCTTGGGGACTACTGCCGCTGAGAAGCTGATGCATGGCGTCCGATTCAACTTTGACTTTGAGGATGTGAAACCTCATTATGCATATGATTTGGACCGGAGCTTCAGCAACACGTACCATTAG